A part of Homoserinibacter sp. YIM 151385 genomic DNA contains:
- a CDS encoding SDR family NAD(P)-dependent oxidoreductase, with protein MQSSGTGQGRFAGQVAVVTGAGSGLGRASAERLAADGARVVAVDIDLDKATATAEALPGEALAVRADIASEEDVAGYMRAAVERFGRVDLHHLNAGIFGSFAELTELEVDDFERVMAVNVRGQFLGLRAAFRAYREQGTRGAIAVTASIAGHTGAADLLPYQTSKHAVVGLVHAAAVYGGPLGIRVNGVAPGIVPTELFAAAATTTGGKNDMEQRASTTPLRRAGRAEEIAGAVAFVLSEDAAYMTGEILAVDGGASIVNTVRPSGGAGAWDAAAVDAQMYSEGWTR; from the coding sequence ATGCAGAGCAGCGGGACCGGCCAGGGCCGCTTCGCCGGACAGGTCGCCGTCGTCACGGGGGCGGGATCCGGGCTCGGCCGCGCCTCCGCCGAGCGACTGGCCGCCGACGGCGCGCGCGTCGTCGCGGTCGACATCGACCTCGACAAGGCGACCGCGACGGCCGAGGCGCTCCCGGGCGAGGCGCTCGCCGTCCGCGCCGACATCGCCTCCGAGGAGGACGTCGCCGGCTACATGCGGGCCGCGGTCGAGCGCTTCGGCCGGGTCGACCTCCACCACCTCAACGCGGGCATCTTCGGCAGCTTCGCCGAGCTCACCGAGCTCGAGGTCGACGACTTCGAGCGGGTCATGGCGGTGAACGTCCGCGGCCAGTTCCTCGGCCTGCGGGCCGCATTCCGCGCCTACCGCGAGCAGGGCACCCGCGGCGCGATCGCCGTCACCGCCTCGATCGCCGGGCACACGGGCGCCGCCGACCTCCTGCCCTACCAGACCTCCAAGCACGCGGTCGTGGGCCTCGTCCACGCGGCGGCCGTCTACGGCGGGCCGCTCGGCATCCGCGTCAACGGCGTCGCGCCGGGCATCGTCCCGACCGAGCTGTTCGCCGCGGCCGCGACGACGACCGGCGGGAAGAACGACATGGAGCAGCGCGCCTCCACGACGCCCCTGCGCCGCGCCGGTCGCGCCGAGGAGATCGCGGGCGCCGTCGCCTTCGTGCTCAGCGAGGACGCCGCCTACATGACGGGCGAGATCCTCGCCGTCGACGGCGGCGCCTCCATCGTCAACACCGTCCGCCCCTCGGGCGGCGCGGGCGCCTGGGATGCCGCGGCCGTCGACGCGCAGATGTACTCGGAGGGGTGGACCCGATGA
- a CDS encoding N-acyl homoserine lactonase family protein has product MSTAPRDREAPAARGRYRVTIVKYGERATTKSDVYLNHHIYGQPDDPIGMDYFVWVIQDGERTILVDTGFSRHGGEVRRRTFVIDPAEAYRALDIDPASAPVVVVTHAHYDHIGNLGLFPDSPVVIAQAELDFWLGPLAGRTQFHHSVEDEELAELRAAHEAGRISTFRGSVEVAPGVIVMEVGGHTPGQSIVLVETSEGPVLLASDSLHYYEELEADMPFAFVADLPAMYRGFDTVQQLIDEGRARHLVAGHDPATLARFTPVETGPLAGIAATIGTAE; this is encoded by the coding sequence ATGAGCACAGCCCCCCGCGATCGCGAGGCGCCCGCCGCCCGCGGCCGGTACCGCGTCACGATCGTCAAGTACGGCGAGCGCGCCACGACGAAGTCCGACGTGTACCTCAACCACCACATCTACGGGCAGCCGGACGACCCGATCGGCATGGACTACTTCGTCTGGGTCATCCAGGACGGCGAGCGCACGATCCTCGTCGACACCGGCTTCTCCCGGCACGGCGGCGAGGTCCGCCGGCGCACCTTCGTGATCGACCCCGCCGAGGCGTACCGCGCCCTCGACATCGACCCGGCCTCCGCGCCCGTCGTCGTCGTCACGCACGCCCACTACGACCACATCGGCAACCTCGGGCTCTTCCCCGACTCCCCCGTCGTCATCGCGCAGGCCGAGCTCGACTTCTGGCTCGGCCCGCTCGCGGGACGCACGCAGTTCCACCACTCCGTCGAGGACGAGGAGCTCGCCGAGCTCCGCGCCGCCCACGAGGCCGGGCGGATCTCCACCTTCCGCGGGTCCGTCGAGGTCGCGCCCGGCGTCATCGTGATGGAGGTCGGCGGCCACACGCCCGGCCAGAGCATCGTGCTCGTCGAGACCTCCGAGGGCCCCGTGCTCCTCGCCTCCGACTCGCTGCACTACTACGAGGAGCTCGAGGCGGACATGCCCTTCGCCTTCGTCGCCGACCTCCCCGCCATGTACCGCGGCTTCGACACGGTGCAGCAGCTCATCGACGAAGGACGCGCCCGCCACCTCGTCGCCGGCCACGACCCCGCGACCCTCGCGCGGTTCACCCCAGTCGAGACCGGCCCGCTGGCCGGGATCGCCGCCACCATCGGCACCGCCGAGTGA
- a CDS encoding GntR family transcriptional regulator: MLSNSLSASWSTEPVGRVAAPLREQVIAALRQAILDFQLTPGQRLVERELIESLGVSRTTVREAIRELASEGLVTVVPQRGAIVSAPSLDDAIDLYEVRASLESLVVQRFVERASQDQVRRLGETVDEFERVAHASTEVREVLASKNQFYVVLIEGAASGALQQLLEGIQARVQVLRATSLAESGRSVEVVGELRAIVAAIAERDAPRASALTAEHIRTAARTALASLQAVPAPQD, from the coding sequence ATGCTCAGCAACTCGCTCTCCGCCTCCTGGTCGACCGAGCCCGTCGGCCGGGTCGCGGCGCCGCTCCGCGAGCAGGTCATCGCCGCGCTGCGGCAGGCGATCCTCGACTTCCAGCTGACCCCGGGCCAGCGGCTCGTCGAGCGCGAGCTCATCGAGTCGCTCGGCGTCTCGCGCACGACGGTGCGCGAGGCGATCCGCGAGCTCGCCTCCGAGGGGCTCGTGACGGTGGTGCCGCAGCGCGGCGCGATCGTGAGCGCCCCCTCGCTCGACGACGCGATCGATCTCTACGAGGTCCGCGCCTCGCTCGAGTCGCTCGTCGTCCAGCGCTTCGTCGAGCGCGCCTCGCAGGATCAGGTCCGGCGGCTGGGGGAGACGGTCGACGAGTTCGAGCGGGTCGCGCACGCGAGCACCGAGGTGCGCGAGGTGCTCGCCTCGAAGAACCAGTTCTACGTCGTGCTCATCGAGGGCGCCGCGAGCGGCGCCCTGCAGCAGCTGCTCGAGGGGATCCAGGCCCGCGTGCAGGTGCTCCGGGCGACCTCGCTGGCGGAGAGCGGCCGCTCGGTCGAGGTCGTCGGCGAGCTGCGCGCGATCGTCGCGGCGATCGCCGAGCGGGACGCGCCGCGGGCCTCCGCGCTCACCGCCGAGCACATCCGCACGGCGGCGCGCACGGCCCTCGCGAGCCTGCAGGCCGTCCCGGCCCCGCAGGACTAG
- a CDS encoding N-acyl homoserine lactonase family protein → MAETQGSTSPITVWQVKYGERVVRRSDVLHDYAQYGLPDGDLDMDYNFWVLRAGETTILVDTGYDIPARDWLGEISVTPPPVGLELAGVDPAEVDMVITSHFHYDHIGELHLFENAQIVSGRAEYDYWFGKWQAGQLEGEFTTAENLEPVKRAEEEGRLRLIDEETEVFPGITVYPIGGHCPGELLTRIDTADGGLILAVDAAHFYEQIEHEWPFFAHTDLEEMKQGLAFINRLAAETGATVIPGHDARVRDRYPAAPGRAADVANVLG, encoded by the coding sequence GTCGTGCGCCGCAGCGACGTCCTGCACGACTACGCCCAGTACGGCCTCCCGGACGGCGATCTCGACATGGACTACAACTTCTGGGTGCTCCGCGCCGGGGAGACGACGATCCTCGTCGACACCGGCTACGACATCCCGGCGCGCGACTGGCTCGGCGAGATCAGCGTGACGCCGCCGCCCGTCGGCCTCGAGCTCGCCGGGGTCGACCCGGCCGAGGTCGACATGGTCATCACCTCGCACTTCCACTACGACCACATCGGCGAGCTGCACCTCTTCGAGAACGCGCAGATCGTCTCCGGCCGCGCCGAGTACGACTACTGGTTCGGCAAGTGGCAGGCCGGCCAGCTCGAGGGCGAGTTCACCACGGCCGAGAATCTGGAGCCCGTCAAGCGGGCCGAAGAGGAGGGCCGGCTCCGGCTCATCGACGAGGAGACCGAGGTCTTCCCCGGGATCACCGTCTACCCGATCGGCGGCCACTGCCCCGGCGAGCTGCTCACGCGCATCGACACGGCCGACGGCGGCCTCATCCTCGCCGTCGACGCGGCGCACTTCTACGAGCAGATCGAGCACGAGTGGCCCTTCTTCGCCCACACGGACCTCGAGGAGATGAAGCAGGGCCTCGCCTTCATCAACCGCCTCGCCGCCGAGACCGGCGCGACCGTGATCCCGGGACACGACGCGCGCGTCCGCGATCGCTATCCCGCGGCCCCCGGGCGCGCGGCCGATGTCGCGAACGTACTCGGGTGA